AGATATACCAGGAATAACGCCATCCGTCCGCATTATAGGATTTCAGAATAAACGGGACGATCAGGCCGGACAGAAAAGTGCCCAGTCCGATGCCCCCGGACACGATGCCGGTGGCGAATCCCCGCTTGTGGATGGCAAACCAGGCCGATCCCAGGGCCATGGCCGGCACATAGGCGGCCCCGTTGCCAAGGCCTGTGAAAAGCCGCATGGCAAAGGCAAACCCAAAGGACTCGGCCAGACCGGTGAGGATCATGGTGATGCCCATGAGGGCTAAAGCTGCAGTGATCACGGCCCTTGTGCCGAACCGGGCCGCCAGAAAACCGCCGATAATGGCCATGGACAGGTACCCGATGAAATTGCCCGTGCCCAGAAGGCCCAGCTGGGTGTAGTCAAAAGACAGCCCGTCTTTCATGGCGGGCAGCAGCAGCGTGTAGGCCATCCGGCCGAAGCCGTGGGCAGCCACGGTGGTGAAAAGGCCCATAAAAATCACGATCCATCCGTAATGCAGCTTGTTTTCCATGCGACGCTCCTTTTTTCAAGAAAGTGGCGAAAGATATCGCATCTGTATCAATAAAGCGGGAACGTGTAAAGCAGTTTTACGCGCCTTGTTTTTATTTCATCAGGCCGGCAAAGGCGGCCGACATCAGGATGATAATCGTGATAACCAGGGCCATGGGTTCCCTGAGCCGGAACCGGCAGACTGCTGTCAGGGGAAAAAAGAAAATGCCGGCGAAAAAACCGCACAAAAACCCGAACACATGGGCCCAGACATCCGTGTTTTCGCCATGACTTAAAAACGCCATCAACGTGGCCCCGGCAATGAGGGGCATGATCCGGTCCCGTCGGCGCAAGGGTCCTTTGCGCATCATCTGGAACGCGGCCAGGCCGCCGGCCGCACCCATGACCGCCGTGGACGCGCCGATGGACAAAAGCGCCGTGCCGCGGAATCCGGCATTGATCAAATTGCCGCCCGTGCCGGCAAACAGCACAAACAGCGGCCCGGACCCATACCCGGAAATGCGGATGATCGGCCCGGCAAATAAAAAAATCCCTGCCAGGTTTCCCAGCAGATGGGCCGTATCTGAATGCAGAAACAGGGCTGTGACGGCCCGGT
Above is a window of Desulfotignum balticum DSM 7044 DNA encoding:
- a CDS encoding rhomboid family intramembrane serine protease encodes the protein MKRIFTGMTSRDADLILLILASQNIRARKSTGSHGIDISTFSDQADEAASQVAAYFRENRSGFEPVSSAAAIPAGFVSPPIFIIMGLLAAIHMGIEATGTRWEHILAYGSSGMYIFQGDTYRAVTALFLHSDTAHLLGNLAGIFLFAGPIIRISGYGSGPLFVLFAGTGGNLINAGFRGTALLSIGASTAVMGAAGGLAAFQMMRKGPLRRRDRIMPLIAGATLMAFLSHGENTDVWAHVFGFLCGFFAGIFFFPLTAVCRFRLREPMALVITIIILMSAAFAGLMK